GGTACCTAAGTCTCTGTTGTTCTTTTCGGCAATGCGCAACGCGTCGGCCGAGATGTCCCACCCCTCGACCCGGCAATCGGGAAAGTGGTGGGCGAGGGTGATGGCGATGCAGCCGCTTCCGGTGCCGATGTCGATGGTTTTTGAAGGTCGTTTTTCTTTGTTTTCATCAACGACAAGAGCTGTCAGTTCCTCGGTTTCGGGGCGCGGAATGAGTACGCCGGGAGCCACGCCGAAACGCAGCCCGCCGAAACGGGTGTGTCCCAAGATATATTGAATCGGCTCGTGCTGCCGGAGTTTTTCGACGATAACTTCGATTTTTTTTCGGCTACTTTCGTCCAAAATCTTATCTTTGTGCAAGATTACCTCCACGGGAGAGAAGCCGCACACCTCTTCCCACAAAATGCGGGTCAGGGCGCGTATCTCTTCGGGCGGGTAGAGGCCATCGAGCGAGTCTTTGATATATCGGGTTGTCTTTTGCATGACACAAAGATAGCGAAAGGCGAGAGCAGAAACAAACAAGAAAACGAAGTTTTCGAGTTTGACTATGCCGAGCCGTCTCCTGTCTTCTGAAAAGATAGCGAAAGGCGAGAGCAGAAACTGGCGGGAAAACGAAGTTTTCGAGTTTGACTATGCCGAGCCGCCTCCTGTCTTCTGAAAAAATCACTTTTTTTCCGCTCGGTGTGACACGGTAATTTTTAACGACAGCAAAAAATAGAACGATGGAAAATCGGGAGAATGATATGCAATATATGCGGCGTTGTCTGCAACTGGCCGCCTGCGGCCGTGGGCGGGTGTCGCCCAACCCCATGGTGGGTGCGGTCATCGTGTGTGACGGGAAAATCGTGGGAGAAGGGTATCACCGGCAATTCGGCGGGCCCCATGCCGAGGTCAATGCCGTGGCATCGGTGCGTGACCCCGAGTGCCTCTCCCGCTCCACACTCTATGTCTCGCTCGAACCCTGCTCCCATTATGGCAAGACGCCGCCGTGCAGCCGGCTGATCATCGAGAAGAAAATACCCCGTGTCGTCGTGGGGTGTCTCGACCCGTTCCCCTCGGTTTCGGGTCGGGGGGTCGCCATGTTGCGGGAAGCCGGTGTGGAGGTCGTCACCGGGATGCTCGAAGCCGAATGCCGGGCTTTGAATGCCGCGTTTATGACGGCCCATGAGCGGCAGCGGCCCTATGTCGTCTTGAAGTGGGCGCAGAGCCGCGACGGTTTTATCGACCGCCGCCGCCGACCCGAGGAGGCTCCGTGTCGCTTCTCCGACGCGCAGACTTCGCTCTTCGTCCATCGTCTGCGGGCCGGGTGCGATGCCATATTGGTGGGCGCACGCACAGCGTGGCTCGATAACCCCACACTCACTTTGCGGCTGTGGCCGGGACGTCGTTCCCCGCTGCGGGTCGTCCTGGGAAAAAATATCGCACTACCACCCTCATCGCCGCTGCTCACCGACGGCCTGCCTACCGAGCTGGTGACCGGTTCTGAGCCTGATGCCTCCTTGCTGCCCCCGAATGTGCATTATTCGGTGCTCGATTTTTCACAGCCCGTCGTTCCTCAACTGTTGGCGTCGCTTTATCGCGAGGGGGTTACCTCCTTGTTGGTGGAGGGCGGTGCCGCCACCTTGCAATCGTTTATCGATGCCGGTCTTTGGAACGAGGCTCATGTCGAGACGGCACCCTTTGATTTGGACGACGGAGTGCGGGCGCCCCGGCTTGTCTCGGCAGCCCTTTCGGGTGTCACGGAATATGGCTCTCGCAGGGTCGAGCACTATGTGCGGTCCGAAAATTTGTCATAAAGACACAAATCGTCCTGCTTTATTTATAAATTATTATAATAATCTCGGTGCGAAGAAGAAAAAGCCGAAAATCTTTCTAATTTTGCAACCTTGTATCAAGTAATCTCTTTCGCAAGAATGAAACTATCGAGACTTTTTCTGTTGCCGGTTTGCATCGGACTTTTGTTGTGCGGCTTTTCGGCCTGCAATTCTGATGACGATTCCGATCTCATATACACGTCCTATACCAACACGATGGTGCGCACCTTTGCTCTGTCTCCCGACATTACGGTGCTCACCAATCTGGCGTATCGCTATTTTACCATCGACCTCGTGAACGGGCGGATTTTCAACCCCGATTCGCTGCCTTATGGGACCGATGTCTCGGCGCTTGTGCTCGATATGACCTTCGATTCGCCGTCGAGTGTCGAAATTACCGTTCTCAACAAGGACGACGGTTCCTTGCTCAAAACCATCGATTATCTCGAAAACGAAGACGATTCCATCGACTTCAACAACGATGTGAAGATGAAGGTCGTGGCGGCCGACGGGGTTACCTCGCAAGATTACAGCATCGAGGTGCGCGTGCATCGTGTGCAGGCCGACTCGCTGGTGTGGGCGACTTTGGGTGCCAATACCCTGCCCACGTTGCTTGACGACCCCCAAGAACAGAAAACTCTCTCTTTCGGCGGGAAAGCCTACTGCTTTACCACCGATGGCGCGGCATATAACTTGGCCACATCATCGGCTCCCGCCTCGGAATGCAATGTCGCCGCCTTCACCCCGTGGGGCGATACCCTGTCGGTAAGCACGCTGGTGGCCTCGGCCGACACGCTCTTTGCCCTGTGCGGCGCGCCCGATGCCGATGGCAATCAGCAGTTGTGCCGTTCGACCGACGGTCTCTCGTGGAGCCCCGTGCCCGATGCCCGTTTCTCGGCGCTTATCGGTATGTGGGAACAACGGCTCACCGGCGTGGTAGCTTCGGCTTCGGGGTATCATCACGCCACCTATGAAAGCGGTACGACGACCGTGGACGCACTCATCGACGAGGACTTCCCCATATCGGGATTCAGTAGTACGGTCGCATACGCCGATTCTTCTTACGGCACATCGCAAATTTATTTCTTCGGCGGCCGTTGTGCCGACGATTCCTATTGCGGCCATATCTGGGCCTATGACGGAGAACGTTGGGCCGCCATTTCCAATGTCGGCATTGCGGGCGGTGCCGGAGCTACGGTTTCGCCCCGCGAAGGCGCTCTCTTCTTTGCCTATTACAACGACGAGTACGATGCCGAGTCGGATTACTTCATTCGCAAAACCTACTATTATATATTGGGCGGGAAAGATGCCTCGGGACTCCGTAACGACCTTTATTACACCAACACGTTGGGAGGATATTGGGAACAGGCCGCCAAAGGCACCCCGCTTTATGTGTCGAACATGGGCTTTACCTCCCGCGCTTTCGCTTCGGCCTACATTCGCGAGGAGCCGGCTTCGGTCACCGGCCAGTCTCTCTCGACGTGGCGATGGGCCGAGACACCCTATCTCGGCCGCATGACCCGCAGCGGCGACGAGCCGGTGCCTTATGTCTATGTCTTTGGCGGATATGACAGGAACGGCAACCTGCTCGACGAGATATGCCGCGGAGTCATTCTGCGCTTTACCTTTTAGTAATGAAGGTGAAAATAGTGGGGAGTAGGGATAATTTTTTCGGCCGGAGTTGCGTTTCTCATACATGAGACTTGAAACGAGGAACTTGAATATGAGAAAATGGTGGATCATACAACTCTTGGTGTTGGGTACTTGGCTGCCCCTCTCGGCCCAAGAGTATCTCTACGAAATAGGTGCCGCGGCCGGCATGGGGGTCTATATCGGTGATATCAACACCCGACCCTTCCACAATCCCGGCGGTGCCTACGGCGTGATGTTCCGTCAGCACATCAATTACCGGTGGGCATTGAAATACAACGTGTCGATGGCACGCATGAAAGGGTCGACCGAAGGCTGGGACAACGTCCTGCCGGGGAACGCCCAATATGAGTTCAGCCGGCCGCTGCTCGACTTCGGGGCACAGGCCGAGTTCAACTTCTTTCATTACGGGGTGGGAGAGTCCTACAAAGGAACGCGCCGCTTCTCACCCTATATCGTGGCCGGTCTCGGTTTTTCCGCCGTGCCGCGGAAAGGCGACGGATATTTCAGCCTGCAAATTCCCATGGGAGTCGGCCTGAAATACAAAATCGCCCGGCGTTGGAACATCGGATTGGAGTTTACCATGCGCAAGACTTTGGGCGACAAGCTCGACGGCAAGCAGCTCGATGACCCCTATCACATTACCAGTGCGGCGTTCAAGAACACCGACTGGTATTCGTTCACGATGATTTCCATTACCTACGACATCGGTCGCAAGTGTGTCGATTGCAATCCGTCGAGTGCCTTCTGAGAGGCCCCGGCGACAATATATGAACCTAATTTAGACAATAGAGAACATGTCGCTCAAAGACAGCATAGATAAAAACCGCCTGCCCCGCCATATCGCCATCATCATGGACGGTAACGGCCGCTGGGCCAAGGAACGCGGGAAAGATCGCTCTTACGGCCATCGCCAGGGCGTAGAGTCGGTGCGTACCATAACCCGGGCTGCCGGGAACCTGGGAATCGAATATCTCACCCTCTATACCTTCTCGACCGAGAACTGGTCGCGTCCGCAGGAGGAGGTCGATGCCCTCATGGCCCTCATGGTCATGGCCATCGAGCAGGAGACGCCCGACCTGATGAAAAACAACGTGCGCCTCACGGCCATCGGCGACCTCGACCGCATGCCCGCCGAGGTGCGGGAGCGTCTCGACCGGTGTATGCAGCAGACGGCCGCCAATACGGGCCTCACGCTGGTGTTGGCCCTGAGTTACTCGGCGCGGTGGGAGTTGGTGCGTGCCGCCCGGGAGTTGGCCGCGCGTGTGGCCCAAGGCCGGTTGCAGCCGGAGCAAATCGACGAGGCGATGCTCTCGTCGGCCCTGACGACCCGTGCGATTCCCGACCCCGACCTGTTGATACGCACCGGGGGGGAGTGCCGCATCAGCAATTTCCTTTTGTGGCAGGCTGCCTATGCCGAGCTCTATTTCACCCCCCAGTATTGGCCCGACTTCGACGAGGAGAGCCTCTACAAAGCCATTTGTGATTATCAGTCGCGCGAACGCCGCTTCGGAAAAATCAGTGAACAATTATGATGCCAACACACTCTTGCCAAATATCATTCGGGAAAGTCGGCTTGCTGGTCGTGCTTCTCTTTTTCTTATTCCTTCCCACCCCTGCGGTGGCCCAACTCGCGGAGACGGGTGCTCCGGTCGATACGATTTACAATCCGGCCATCGACTATGGTGCCCTGCCCCGAAAATATGAGATAGCCGACATTACCGTGTCGGGAGCCACCGACAATTACGAAGATTTTGTCATCATCGGATATTCGGGCCTTTCGGTGGGCGATGTCATCGAGATTCCCGGCGAAGCCATCACCAATGCCGTTCAACGGTTTTGGAAACAGGGCCTCTTTTCCGACATTGCCATTTCGATAACCAAGGTGGCCGGCAACAAGGTGTGGCTCAACATTGCCCTGCAACAACGCCCCCGCATCTCGCAGGTCAACTACATCGGCATAAAAAAGTCGGAACGCGAAGAACTTGAACAACGCCTCGGCCTGATAAAAGGCAACCAGATTACCCCCAACCTCATCGACCGGGCCAAACTCCTCATCAAACGCTATTACGACGACAAGGGTTTCAAGAATGCCGAAGTCACCATCTATCAGAAAGATGACCTCTCGCACGAGAATCAGGTCATTGTCGACATCGACATCGACAAGAAAGAAAAAATCAAGGTACACAAGATCTATTTCACCGGCAATACGGTGCTGAGCGACCGCAAGCTGCACCGCACGATGAAAAAGACCAGTCAGCGCAAATATCTGCCCACGCTCTTCCGTCCCAAGAAGTTCGTGCCCGAACGTTATGCCGAGGACCTCGAACTCATTATCGGGAAGTACAACGAGCTGGGTTATCGCGATGCCGTGATACTCTCCGACAGTGTCGTGCCCTATGACGAAAAAACGGTCGACATCTACATCGATCTCGAAGAGGGCGACCAATACTTTATCCGCAACATCAACTGGGTGGGGAATACCGTCTACACGACCGACCAGCTCAACCGTGTCCTGCGACTCGAACCCGGTGACGTCTATAACCAGAAACTGCTCAAAGAGCGCACCGAGACCGACGAAGATGCCATATCGACCATCTATATGGACAACGGTTACCTCTTCTTCCAAATCACCCCCATAGAGAATAATGTCGTGAATGACTCCATCGACCTCGAACTTTCGATACTCGAAGGTCCACAGGCCACCATCAACAAGGTGACCATTACCGGTAACGACCGCCTCTATGAGCATGTCGTGCGTCGGGAGTTGCGTACGCTGCCGGGAGAACTCTTCAACCGTTCGGAGCTGATGCGTTCGATGCGTGAAATCATGCAGTCGGGGCATTTCAATCCCGAGACGATGGACGTGAAACCCGAGCCCAATTACGAGAACGGTACCGTAGACCTTACCTATGTGCTCGAATCGAAAGCCAACGATCAGGTCGAGCTCTCGGCCGGTTGGGGACAGACCGGTATCATCGGCCGGTTGAGTTTGAAGTTTACCAACTTCTCCATAAAGAACCTGCTCAACCCCAAGACCTATAAAGGCATCATACCGCAGGGCGACGGTCAGACCCTTACCCTCAGCGTGCAGACCAATGCCCGCTATTACCAGTCTTACAGCATGTCGTTCTTCGAGCCGTGGTTTGGCGGCAAACGCCCCAACTCGTTCAGCTTCTCGGTCTATTACAGTAAATCGACCGCGTTGAGTACCTCGTTCTACAACGACAACTATTACAGCTACTACGACTACCTCTACGGCTACAATTCGAGCGCATCGGATTATACCTATGCCATCGACCCCGACAAGTATATCAAACTCTTCGGCGTCTCGGTCGGCTTGGGACAGCGACTTACTTGGCCCGATGACTACTTCACCTTCTCGGCCGACCTCAGTTACCAGTTGTATAAGCTCAAAAACTGGGAGTACCTCTTCCGCATGCAGAACGGTACGTCGCACAGCATCACGTTGGGACTCACCTTGGCGCGTAACTCCATCGACAATCCCTACTACACGACCCGCGGTTCGCAGTTCTCCTTCTCGGTGCAACTCACGCCGCCCTATTCGCTCTTCGACAATACCGATTATGCGTCTCTCGATATTACCAACGCCGATGACCAGCAGAAGATGTACCGTTGGATTGAGTACCACAAGTGGAAGTTCAACAGCAAATTCTTCCTCCCCCTCGCATCGTTCGGTTTCGGAGAAGACAAAACCTATACGCTCGTGATGATGGGACGTTTCGATTTCGGAATCCTCGGTTCTTACAACCAATACAAGAAATCGCCCTTCGAGACCTTCTATGTGGGCGGTGACGGCATGACCGGGTCGTCCTACAACTATGCCACCGAGACGATAGCCCTGCGTGGTTATGAGAACGGAGCCCTCACTCCCTACGGAAAAGAGGGTTATGCCTACGCCCGTTTGGGTGCCGAGTTGCACTTCCCCGTGCTGATGCAAGGCTCTACCATCATTTATGCGTTGGCATTTGCCGAGGCGGGTAATGCCTGGACCGAGGTAAAAGAAGTCAATCCTTTCAAACTGAAACGCTCGGCCGGTGTGGGTGTGCGCATCTTCCTCCCGATGATAGGTCTCATGGGTATCGACTGGGGATATGGTTTCGACAAGGCTTTGCCCACGTCGGCCAAGATCAGCGGCAGCCAGCTCCACTTCATCTTGGGACAGGAGTTCTGATGAGGAGCCCGGCAGAACAGGATACAAAACCGATTGTTGTATAAGAAAAACTCAAACCCTAAAAAGAAAGCCTATGAAACGAATCGTTCTTTTAGTGGCTGTATTGGCTTTTGGCCTTGTCGGGGCCAATGCGCAAAAGTTTGCCCTCATCGACATGGAGTATATTCTCAAAAACATACCGGCCTATGAAATGGCCAATGAGCAGTTGAAGCAAATCTCCCTCCGTTGGGAAAAGGAGATTACCGACCAGGCTCAGAAAGTGGAAGAGATGTATAAGGAGTATCAGTCCAATGCCGTGTTCCTTACCGATGCCCAGAAGCAGCAGAAGGAAGAGGAGATACTGGCACAAGACAAGGCCACGCAGGATTTGCGCCGGAAGTATTTCGGCCCCGAAGGCGAGCTCTACAAGAAGCGTGAGAGTCTCATGAAACCCATACAAGACGACATCTATGAAGCCGTGAAATCGATTTCCGAAGGGAAGGGTTACCAGATGGTCATAGACCGGGCTTCGTCGGCAAACATTATTTTTGCCTCGCCGCGCATCGACATCAGCAACGAAGTACTGACGAAGTTGGGTTATTCCAAATAATTTACCTACATTTGCCCTATCGAAACGACAACAAAAAAACATAATAATAACACCATATCATGATTAAGAAACTTTTTATTCTTGCTTTCCTGGCATTGCCTTTGAGCCTTGCCGCCCAAAACCTTAAATTCGGAACCGTAAACACCGTCGATGTATTCAACCTCATGCCCGAGAAAGCCACGGCCGAGAAACAACTCGAAGACCTCTCGAAGCAATACGAGAACGAATTCATGAAGATGCAGGAAGAGTTTACCAACAAGTACAAGGACTTCGTCAACAGCCAAGATTCCATGCCCGAGAACATCAAGCAACGTCGCATGCAGGAAATTCAGGAAATACAACAACGCATTCAGAATTTCCGCGAAGTGGCTACCGGTGACCTCGAAGAGCAACAGGCCAAACTCTTGGCTCCCCTGCAAGAGAAAATCTCCAATGCCGTGAAGGCTGTCGGCCAGGAAAACGGCTTCACCTTCATCTTCGACATGAGCATTCCTTCGGTGCTTTATGCCGGAGGCCAAGCCATTGATGCGACGCCCCTGGTGAAAGCAAAATTGGGATTGCAATAAAAACAACCGGCATTGCGGCCGTCTAACCCGAAAAAAAATTTTTGCGTGAAAGATATGCCGACATTCCTGCCAGACCACCGTCCCGGACCTATCGGAATTTTCGATTCGGGCTACGGTGGTCTGACTATCTTGGAAAAAATCCGAAAAGTGCTGCCCGAGTATGATTACATCTACTTGGGCGACAATGCGCGGGCCCCTTATGGAACCCGTTCGTTCGAGGTCGTGTATGAGTTTACCCGCCAAGCCGTGGTCAAGCTCTTCTCCATGGGGTGCCGCCTGGTGATACTTGCCTGCAACACGGCATCGGCCAAGGCGTTGCGCTCGATACAGCAACTCGATTTGCCGCAGATTGCGCCCGACCGCCGCGTCTTGGGCATAATCCGCCCCACCGCCGAGATTGTGGGAAACGTCACCCGCACCGGCCGGGTGGGAGTCCTCGCCACGCTCGGCACCATACAGTCTTGCTCATATACCCTCGAAATCAAGAAACTCTACCCGCATATACAAATCTTCGGTGAAGCCTGCCCCATGTGGGTGCCCTTGGTCGAGAACCGCGAATACGACACGCCGGGAGCCGACTATTTCATCAAGAAATACATCGACGAACTCATGGCCCAAGATGCGCACATCGATACCGTGATACTTGCCTGCACCCATTACCCGCTCCTGCTTCACCAGATACGCCGTTATCTGCCCGAGGGAGTCGAGCCGCTGGTTCAGGGCGATATTGTGGCCGAGAGTCTCAAAGACTACCTGCGACGCCACCCCGAGATGGAACAACGTTGCCAGCGAGGAGGAGAATGCACGTTCTACACCACCGAGTCGCCCGAGAAATTTTCGACCCTTGCCTCGATATTTTTACAGAAAAAAGTGACGGTAACCCGTCTTACCCTCGAATAATAGTCTTATGGCACAAGTACGCATCAACAAGTATATCAGCGACACCGGTTTTTGCTCCCGTCGCGAAGCCGACAAGTTGGTCGATGACGCCCGCGTCGAAGTCAACGGTGCGGTCGCCTTGCCCGGTACCAAGGTCTTGCCCGGTGATACCGTGCGCATCGACGGTGAGATATTGCGTCCCAACCCCGAATCCTTTGTCGAGCGCCCCAAGTTGCCGAAACCCAAGAAACGCCCCCTCCCGCATTACCCCGTGGAGGAAGAAGAGACCTCCCCGACCCGTCGCTCTCATCGCGGCACCCGCGGCGGTCTCCGCAACAAGGTCGACCGCGAAGAGCCGTTCAAACCGCATAACGGACGTCCCCGCCGCTCGGGGTCGAAAAAAGACGACGGGCACTCTCCCCGCCGACATTGATTGTTTCCCGTAAAATAACGAAGAAAGAAATGTCACACACCCTCGAAATCGAAGAGCGCATCGTGAAGATGTTGCGCACCGTATATGATCCCGAAATCCCGGTCAATGTCTACGACCTCGGCCTCATCTACAAAGTCGATGTCGATGATGACGCCCATGTCGTCATCGATATGACCCTCACGGCTCCCAACTGTCCCGCGGCCGACTTTATCGTCGAAGACGTAAAACAGAAAATCGAAAGTGTCGAAGGGGTCGCTTCGGCACAAATCAACCTTGTCTTCGAACCCGAGTGGAACAAGGACATGATGAGCGAAGAGGCCAAACTCGAACTTGGTTTCCTCTGATAGCCCGATAACCTTTCCGCTCCGATGCCCAGCCCCATGAGAACGAACGTCTATTTTCTCTCCGACCTGCATTTGGGAACACGCACGCTCACGCACGACCAGCAGTTGGAGCAGGAACGGCGTGTCGTGCGCTGGCTCGACACCATCAAGCACGATGCCGCGACCGTCTACCTCTTGGGCGACATTCTCGACTACTGGTATGAATACAAGTATGTCGTGCCTCGCGGATTTACCCGTTTCTTCGGCAAAATCGCCGAGCTCACCGACAGCGGGGTCGAGGTGCATTGGTTCATCGGAAACCACGATATTTGGATTTTCGATTATCTCCCCGCCGAGTTGGGGGTCATTGTGCACAAGTCGCCCTGCCTGGTGTCGCTGGGGCGTTACACGGCCTATTTGGCCCACGGCGACGGATTGGGGCGCACGCCGTTTTCCTTCCGCCTGATACGGGCCATTTTTCACAGCCGTTTCTGCCAGATACTCTATTCGGCCATTCACCCGCGTTGGACGGTTGCCTTCGCCCACCGATGGTCGTCGCACAGCCGCAAACATGGCGATGACCTGCCTTATCAGGGAGAAGACGATGAGTTCCTGGTGCGGTATGCCAAGGAGTACAGTCGCGAAAATCCTTCGCCGCATATCGACTTCTTTATCTTCGGGCATCGCCACATCATGCTCGACTTGATGCTCGCCCGCGACTGTCGGGTCGTGATACTCGGCGATTGGATTCACCATTTTTCTTATGCCCGTTTCGACGGCGAACAACTGTTTCTCGAACAATACATCGAAGGGGAGACCTGTTGAGAGGTCTCCCCTTCGTCTTTTTACGCTCCCGGTCGGGAGCCGTTATTTGCCTTTGAAAATCTTGTCGAGAAAATCGGCCATGTATGACACCGTGTCGTCGAACCACGGACGGAAGAACCAATAGGTGTGTGGCGTGTCGTCGAAGGTATGCACCTCGGTGTAGATGCCGAGGGCATGCAGTTGCTCGATG
The sequence above is drawn from the Candidatus Caccoplasma merdavium genome and encodes:
- the prmC gene encoding peptide chain release factor N(5)-glutamine methyltransferase, with the translated sequence MQKTTRYIKDSLDGLYPPEEIRALTRILWEEVCGFSPVEVILHKDKILDESSRKKIEVIVEKLRQHEPIQYILGHTRFGGLRFGVAPGVLIPRPETEELTALVVDENKEKRPSKTIDIGTGSGCIAITLAHHFPDCRVEGWDISADALRIAEKNNRDLGTRVTFLQRDILHYTPPTEEHGSCDLIVSNPPYIVPSEMADMEPQVLDHEPHTALFVPENDPLLFYRAIAITARQLLHPGGKLYLEINPLFASATADRLRAEGFGHVTIIRDLSNRERFVTATR
- the ribD gene encoding bifunctional diaminohydroxyphosphoribosylaminopyrimidine deaminase/5-amino-6-(5-phosphoribosylamino)uracil reductase RibD, translated to MENRENDMQYMRRCLQLAACGRGRVSPNPMVGAVIVCDGKIVGEGYHRQFGGPHAEVNAVASVRDPECLSRSTLYVSLEPCSHYGKTPPCSRLIIEKKIPRVVVGCLDPFPSVSGRGVAMLREAGVEVVTGMLEAECRALNAAFMTAHERQRPYVVLKWAQSRDGFIDRRRRPEEAPCRFSDAQTSLFVHRLRAGCDAILVGARTAWLDNPTLTLRLWPGRRSPLRVVLGKNIALPPSSPLLTDGLPTELVTGSEPDASLLPPNVHYSVLDFSQPVVPQLLASLYREGVTSLLVEGGAATLQSFIDAGLWNEAHVETAPFDLDDGVRAPRLVSAALSGVTEYGSRRVEHYVRSENLS
- a CDS encoding isoprenyl transferase, producing MSLKDSIDKNRLPRHIAIIMDGNGRWAKERGKDRSYGHRQGVESVRTITRAAGNLGIEYLTLYTFSTENWSRPQEEVDALMALMVMAIEQETPDLMKNNVRLTAIGDLDRMPAEVRERLDRCMQQTAANTGLTLVLALSYSARWELVRAARELAARVAQGRLQPEQIDEAMLSSALTTRAIPDPDLLIRTGGECRISNFLLWQAAYAELYFTPQYWPDFDEESLYKAICDYQSRERRFGKISEQL
- the bamA gene encoding outer membrane protein assembly factor BamA, whose translation is MPTHSCQISFGKVGLLVVLLFFLFLPTPAVAQLAETGAPVDTIYNPAIDYGALPRKYEIADITVSGATDNYEDFVIIGYSGLSVGDVIEIPGEAITNAVQRFWKQGLFSDIAISITKVAGNKVWLNIALQQRPRISQVNYIGIKKSEREELEQRLGLIKGNQITPNLIDRAKLLIKRYYDDKGFKNAEVTIYQKDDLSHENQVIVDIDIDKKEKIKVHKIYFTGNTVLSDRKLHRTMKKTSQRKYLPTLFRPKKFVPERYAEDLELIIGKYNELGYRDAVILSDSVVPYDEKTVDIYIDLEEGDQYFIRNINWVGNTVYTTDQLNRVLRLEPGDVYNQKLLKERTETDEDAISTIYMDNGYLFFQITPIENNVVNDSIDLELSILEGPQATINKVTITGNDRLYEHVVRRELRTLPGELFNRSELMRSMREIMQSGHFNPETMDVKPEPNYENGTVDLTYVLESKANDQVELSAGWGQTGIIGRLSLKFTNFSIKNLLNPKTYKGIIPQGDGQTLTLSVQTNARYYQSYSMSFFEPWFGGKRPNSFSFSVYYSKSTALSTSFYNDNYYSYYDYLYGYNSSASDYTYAIDPDKYIKLFGVSVGLGQRLTWPDDYFTFSADLSYQLYKLKNWEYLFRMQNGTSHSITLGLTLARNSIDNPYYTTRGSQFSFSVQLTPPYSLFDNTDYASLDITNADDQQKMYRWIEYHKWKFNSKFFLPLASFGFGEDKTYTLVMMGRFDFGILGSYNQYKKSPFETFYVGGDGMTGSSYNYATETIALRGYENGALTPYGKEGYAYARLGAELHFPVLMQGSTIIYALAFAEAGNAWTEVKEVNPFKLKRSAGVGVRIFLPMIGLMGIDWGYGFDKALPTSAKISGSQLHFILGQEF
- a CDS encoding OmpH family outer membrane protein: MKRIVLLVAVLAFGLVGANAQKFALIDMEYILKNIPAYEMANEQLKQISLRWEKEITDQAQKVEEMYKEYQSNAVFLTDAQKQQKEEEILAQDKATQDLRRKYFGPEGELYKKRESLMKPIQDDIYEAVKSISEGKGYQMVIDRASSANIIFASPRIDISNEVLTKLGYSK
- a CDS encoding OmpH family outer membrane protein, translated to MKKLFILAFLALPLSLAAQNLKFGTVNTVDVFNLMPEKATAEKQLEDLSKQYENEFMKMQEEFTNKYKDFVNSQDSMPENIKQRRMQEIQEIQQRIQNFREVATGDLEEQQAKLLAPLQEKISNAVKAVGQENGFTFIFDMSIPSVLYAGGQAIDATPLVKAKLGLQ
- the murI gene encoding glutamate racemase, with the protein product MPTFLPDHRPGPIGIFDSGYGGLTILEKIRKVLPEYDYIYLGDNARAPYGTRSFEVVYEFTRQAVVKLFSMGCRLVILACNTASAKALRSIQQLDLPQIAPDRRVLGIIRPTAEIVGNVTRTGRVGVLATLGTIQSCSYTLEIKKLYPHIQIFGEACPMWVPLVENREYDTPGADYFIKKYIDELMAQDAHIDTVILACTHYPLLLHQIRRYLPEGVEPLVQGDIVAESLKDYLRRHPEMEQRCQRGGECTFYTTESPEKFSTLASIFLQKKVTVTRLTLE
- a CDS encoding SUF system Fe-S cluster assembly protein is translated as MSHTLEIEERIVKMLRTVYDPEIPVNVYDLGLIYKVDVDDDAHVVIDMTLTAPNCPAADFIVEDVKQKIESVEGVASAQINLVFEPEWNKDMMSEEAKLELGFL
- a CDS encoding UDP-2,3-diacylglucosamine diphosphatase; amino-acid sequence: MPSPMRTNVYFLSDLHLGTRTLTHDQQLEQERRVVRWLDTIKHDAATVYLLGDILDYWYEYKYVVPRGFTRFFGKIAELTDSGVEVHWFIGNHDIWIFDYLPAELGVIVHKSPCLVSLGRYTAYLAHGDGLGRTPFSFRLIRAIFHSRFCQILYSAIHPRWTVAFAHRWSSHSRKHGDDLPYQGEDDEFLVRYAKEYSRENPSPHIDFFIFGHRHIMLDLMLARDCRVVILGDWIHHFSYARFDGEQLFLEQYIEGETC